A genomic region of Ewingella sp. CoE-038-23 contains the following coding sequences:
- a CDS encoding lytic murein transglycosylase — protein sequence MKLSVLAVLITSVTLSGCAKESVATPASPAAQAPAAQAPAAEKPAKTTLAEQGRDPAQFPGYVEQLKTQARQQGISQATIDSAFANVHFIDRVINSDRNQLEKKITLDDYLKRVLPEAKIEQGRINYQQNLPALTQASQRYGVQPQYIVALWAMESNFGKIQGKEDVFSALATLAFEGRREAFFTKELMSALKIVDSGHATSDMMKGSWAGAMGQSQFMPSSYLNYGADGDGDGKIDIWNNTDDVFASTANYLSTEGWKANQSWGQEVKLPAGFDASKTGLKNNQMHPASYWQQQGVTQVDGSPLASNATRAWIITPDDLQGRAFLVYDNFRTIMRWNRSTYFALSIGMMADAVTQQSQAAPAEQNSDPAATSPAPTGRNPFGG from the coding sequence ATGAAATTGTCGGTACTGGCTGTGCTTATTACCAGCGTAACGCTGAGTGGTTGTGCTAAGGAAAGTGTTGCTACCCCCGCGTCTCCGGCGGCCCAAGCCCCTGCGGCTCAGGCTCCTGCCGCAGAGAAGCCTGCGAAAACCACGTTGGCCGAGCAGGGGCGTGACCCGGCTCAATTTCCAGGCTACGTTGAGCAACTGAAAACTCAGGCTCGCCAGCAGGGGATTAGTCAGGCGACTATCGACAGCGCCTTTGCCAATGTGCACTTTATCGATCGGGTAATTAACTCCGACCGTAACCAGCTCGAAAAGAAAATTACCCTCGACGATTACCTCAAGCGCGTTCTGCCTGAAGCCAAAATCGAGCAGGGGCGAATCAACTACCAGCAAAACCTGCCTGCGTTAACTCAGGCCAGCCAGCGTTACGGCGTGCAGCCGCAATACATCGTTGCGCTGTGGGCTATGGAAAGCAACTTCGGCAAGATTCAGGGTAAAGAGGATGTCTTCTCGGCCCTCGCCACCTTGGCATTTGAAGGCCGCCGCGAAGCCTTCTTTACTAAAGAGCTGATGTCGGCATTGAAAATCGTCGATTCCGGCCACGCAACCAGCGACATGATGAAAGGCTCGTGGGCGGGCGCCATGGGGCAGTCGCAATTTATGCCGTCCTCCTATCTAAACTACGGCGCTGATGGCGACGGCGACGGCAAAATCGATATTTGGAACAATACCGACGACGTCTTTGCTTCCACCGCTAACTACCTGTCTACCGAAGGCTGGAAAGCCAATCAGAGCTGGGGACAGGAAGTGAAACTGCCTGCCGGCTTTGATGCCAGCAAAACCGGCCTGAAGAACAATCAGATGCACCCGGCCAGTTATTGGCAGCAGCAGGGCGTGACGCAGGTAGATGGCAGCCCACTGGCTTCTAACGCCACCCGCGCATGGATTATCACCCCGGATGACCTTCAAGGCCGCGCCTTCCTGGTCTATGATAATTTCCGCACAATAATGCGCTGGAACCGTTCGACCTATTTCGCATTGAGCATCGGCATGATGGCAGACGCCGTCACGCAACAATCACAGGCTGCACCAGCTGAGCAAAACTCAGATCCGGCTGCGACCTCTCCGGCGCCGACGGGGCGTAATCCCTTTGGCGGCTGA
- the fadD gene encoding long-chain-fatty-acid--CoA ligase FadD: protein MEKVWLKRYPSDVPENIDPDRYSSLVEMFENAALRFADNPAFINMGEVMTFRKLEERSRAFAAYLQNELGLKKGDRVALMMPNLLQYPIALFGVLRAGLVVVNVNPLYTPRELEHQLNDSGACAIVIVSNFAHTLEKVVYKTQVKHVILTRMGDQLSAAKGTLVNFVVKYVKKLVPKYHLPNAISFRSVLQQGRRMQYIKPDVINSDLAFLQYTGGTTGVAKGAMLTHRNMQANLEQAKAAYSPLLKPGHDLVVTALPLYHIFALTVNCLLFIEMGGRSLLITNPRDIPGMVKELAKYPFTTISGVNTLFNALLNNEDFRELDFSTLRLSVGGGMSVQKSVADKWEKLTGKHLLEGYGLTECAPLVAGNPYDLKHYSGSIGLPVPSTEVKLVDDNGQEVPFGEPGELLIRGPQVMLGYWQRPSATDEVLKDGWLSTGDIVTVDEQGFLRIIDRKKDMILVSGFNVYPNEIEDIVSQHEKVLEVAAIGVESESSGEIVKICVVKKDPSLTSEELLAHCRRMLTGYKVPKIVEFRDELPKSNVGKILRRELRDEHKKPKPDAKQSAA, encoded by the coding sequence TTGGAAAAGGTCTGGCTAAAACGTTACCCTTCTGATGTTCCTGAGAACATCGACCCGGATCGCTATAGCTCATTGGTCGAAATGTTCGAAAACGCTGCCCTGCGTTTCGCGGACAACCCGGCCTTTATCAATATGGGCGAGGTGATGACCTTCCGTAAGCTCGAAGAGCGCAGTCGCGCTTTTGCCGCCTACTTGCAAAATGAGTTAGGGCTGAAGAAGGGCGACCGCGTTGCGCTGATGATGCCTAACCTGTTGCAGTACCCAATTGCCCTGTTTGGCGTGCTTCGCGCCGGGCTGGTGGTGGTCAACGTTAACCCGCTTTACACCCCGCGTGAGTTAGAACACCAGCTGAATGACAGCGGCGCGTGCGCCATTGTCATCGTGTCCAACTTTGCCCACACGTTGGAAAAGGTGGTCTACAAAACCCAGGTTAAACACGTAATTTTGACCCGCATGGGCGACCAGCTCTCCGCCGCCAAAGGCACGCTGGTGAACTTCGTGGTGAAATACGTCAAAAAGCTGGTGCCGAAATATCATCTGCCAAATGCCATCTCATTTCGCAGCGTCCTGCAACAGGGGCGGCGGATGCAATATATTAAGCCGGATGTTATCAACAGCGATTTGGCTTTCCTGCAATATACTGGCGGCACGACCGGCGTGGCCAAAGGCGCGATGCTGACCCACCGGAATATGCAGGCCAACCTCGAACAAGCTAAAGCCGCCTATTCTCCGCTGCTTAAACCCGGCCATGATTTAGTGGTTACCGCGCTGCCGCTCTACCATATATTCGCGCTCACCGTGAACTGTCTGCTGTTTATCGAAATGGGCGGGCGCAGCCTGCTTATCACCAATCCAAGGGATATACCCGGAATGGTGAAAGAGCTGGCGAAATATCCATTCACCACCATCAGTGGTGTGAATACATTATTCAACGCGTTGCTCAATAATGAAGATTTCCGCGAACTGGATTTCTCCACGCTGCGACTGTCTGTGGGCGGCGGGATGTCGGTGCAGAAGTCAGTGGCGGATAAATGGGAAAAACTCACCGGCAAGCATCTGCTGGAGGGTTATGGCCTGACGGAGTGCGCGCCGCTGGTGGCGGGCAACCCTTATGATTTGAAACATTATAGTGGCAGCATTGGTTTGCCGGTGCCATCGACAGAGGTGAAGCTTGTCGACGATAATGGCCAGGAAGTGCCTTTCGGCGAGCCGGGCGAGCTGTTAATTCGCGGGCCACAGGTGATGCTAGGCTACTGGCAGCGCCCCTCAGCGACGGATGAAGTGTTAAAAGATGGCTGGCTCTCAACCGGCGATATCGTTACAGTGGACGAGCAGGGCTTTTTACGCATCATTGATCGTAAAAAAGACATGATTCTGGTCTCCGGTTTCAACGTCTATCCTAACGAGATTGAAGATATCGTTTCCCAGCATGAGAAAGTGCTCGAAGTGGCCGCTATCGGCGTGGAGAGCGAATCATCAGGGGAGATCGTCAAGATCTGCGTCGTGAAGAAAGATCCGTCGCTGACCAGCGAAGAGCTGCTGGCGCATTGTCGACGCATGCTGACGGGTTACAAAGTGCCGAAGATTGTTGAGTTCCGCGATGAACTGCCAAAGTCGAACGTTGGCAAAATTCTTCGTCGTGAGCTCCGTGATGAACATAAAAAACCTAAGCCAGACGCAAAGCAGAGCGCGGCCTAG
- the nhaB gene encoding sodium/proton antiporter NhaB, producing the protein MDMTFRRAFVKNFLGQSPDWYKLTIIGFLILNPIIYFLVSPFLAGWLLVVEFIFTLGMALKCYPLQPGGLLAIEAVMIGMTSAERIKEQVFSNLEVILLLIFMVAGIYFMKQLLLFVFTKLLLNIRSKTALSLSFCLAAAFLSAFLDALTVVAVVISVSVGFYSIYHRVASNAGDQADVNDDTGFSDSQQHQQTLEQFRAFLRSLMMHAGVGTALGGVMTMVGEPQNLIIAKSAGWQFADFALRVSPVSVPVFFCGLLVCFLVERFKVFGYGAALPANVFDILKKYDLQNAAKRDKQERIKLAVQAVIGVWLIIALAFHLAEVGLIGLSVIIFATALCGVTDEHAIGKAFQDALPFTALLTVFFAVVAVIIEQHLFSPIIHFVLRAEPANQLSLFYLFNGLLSSVSDNVFVGTVYINEAKTALENGVISLEQFQLLAVAINTGTNLPSVATPNGQAAFLFLLTSALAPLIRLSYGRMVWMALPYTVVMTLVGWLCVQYLLPDLTQWFIDMHWITLPNIKEILP; encoded by the coding sequence ATGGACATGACTTTTCGACGCGCGTTCGTCAAAAACTTCCTCGGCCAGTCCCCCGATTGGTATAAATTAACCATTATTGGCTTCCTAATTCTTAACCCTATTATTTATTTTCTGGTGAGTCCTTTTCTTGCCGGCTGGCTGTTAGTCGTTGAGTTTATTTTCACGCTTGGCATGGCGTTAAAGTGCTACCCATTACAGCCCGGCGGCCTGCTGGCGATTGAAGCCGTGATGATCGGCATGACCAGTGCGGAGAGAATTAAAGAGCAGGTATTTTCCAATCTGGAAGTAATTTTGCTGCTGATCTTTATGGTCGCAGGCATCTACTTTATGAAGCAGTTGCTGCTCTTCGTGTTCACCAAGCTGCTGCTCAACATTCGCAGCAAAACCGCCCTTTCTCTCTCCTTCTGCCTGGCGGCGGCCTTTCTCTCCGCCTTCCTCGACGCCTTAACCGTGGTGGCGGTGGTGATCAGCGTCTCAGTCGGGTTCTACTCTATTTACCACCGCGTCGCCTCCAACGCCGGGGATCAGGCAGATGTCAACGATGACACTGGCTTCAGTGACTCCCAGCAGCATCAGCAGACGCTGGAACAGTTCCGCGCCTTCTTGCGCAGCCTGATGATGCACGCGGGCGTCGGCACCGCGCTGGGCGGCGTGATGACCATGGTTGGCGAGCCGCAAAACCTGATTATTGCTAAATCGGCGGGCTGGCAGTTCGCCGACTTCGCCCTGCGCGTCTCGCCAGTGTCGGTCCCGGTGTTCTTCTGCGGGCTGCTGGTCTGTTTTCTGGTGGAGCGCTTCAAGGTGTTTGGCTATGGCGCGGCACTTCCCGCCAACGTGTTTGATATTCTGAAAAAGTACGATCTGCAAAACGCCGCCAAAAGGGATAAGCAGGAGCGGATTAAACTCGCGGTACAGGCGGTGATTGGCGTCTGGCTGATTATCGCCCTGGCCTTTCATCTGGCGGAAGTGGGCCTGATTGGCCTGTCGGTGATTATCTTCGCGACCGCCCTGTGCGGCGTGACCGATGAACATGCCATCGGCAAAGCTTTTCAGGATGCGCTGCCCTTCACCGCCTTGCTGACGGTCTTTTTCGCGGTGGTGGCGGTGATCATCGAGCAGCATCTCTTCAGCCCGATCATCCACTTTGTGTTACGCGCCGAGCCAGCCAACCAGCTGTCGCTGTTCTATCTATTTAACGGCCTGCTCTCATCGGTGTCCGATAACGTGTTTGTCGGCACGGTCTATATCAATGAAGCCAAAACGGCGTTGGAGAATGGCGTCATCTCACTGGAGCAGTTCCAACTGTTGGCGGTCGCCATTAATACCGGCACCAATTTGCCGTCGGTGGCGACACCCAACGGTCAGGCTGCCTTCCTGTTCCTGCTCACCTCGGCCTTAGCCCCGCTGATTCGCCTGTCCTACGGGCGCATGGTGTGGATGGCCCTGCCTTACACCGTGGTGATGACGCTGGTCGGCTGGCTGTGTGTGCAATATCTGTTACCGGATTTAACCCAGTGGTTTATCGATATGCATTGGATAACTCTGCCTAATATCAAAGAAATTCTGCCTTAA
- a CDS encoding YcgL domain-containing protein, which produces MLCAIYRSTKRDQTYLYVEKKDDFSRVPEELLQGFGQPQFSMSINLGQREKLATADIEKVKQSLLEQGYYLQVPPPMESLLNMHLQNGEK; this is translated from the coding sequence ATGCTTTGTGCGATCTATAGAAGTACCAAACGTGACCAGACTTACCTGTATGTCGAAAAAAAAGACGATTTCTCTCGCGTTCCTGAAGAATTATTACAAGGTTTCGGCCAACCGCAGTTCTCAATGTCGATTAATCTGGGGCAAAGAGAAAAGTTAGCCACCGCCGATATTGAGAAAGTAAAACAATCACTCCTCGAGCAGGGCTATTATTTGCAAGTGCCACCGCCGATGGAAAGTTTATTGAATATGCATCTGCAAAACGGCGAAAAATAA
- a CDS encoding YcgN family cysteine cluster protein gives MTEPNFWQKKTLPEMTDEEWEALCDGCGQCCLHKLIDEDTDEIYFTNVACNQLNIKSCQCRNYERRFTLEEDCIKLTRENLTTFDWLPPTCAYRLIGEGKPLFPWHPLLHKSSKSAMHTEQISVRYIAVREDDVEDWQDHILNKPSWAK, from the coding sequence ATGACTGAACCCAACTTTTGGCAGAAAAAAACGCTGCCTGAAATGACCGACGAAGAGTGGGAAGCGTTGTGCGACGGTTGCGGGCAATGCTGCCTGCACAAGCTGATTGACGAAGACACCGATGAAATCTATTTCACCAACGTGGCCTGCAACCAGTTAAACATTAAGTCCTGCCAATGCCGTAATTACGAGCGCCGCTTCACGCTGGAAGAGGATTGCATCAAACTCACCCGTGAAAACCTCACGACCTTCGACTGGTTGCCACCAACTTGCGCGTATCGCCTCATAGGCGAGGGTAAGCCGCTATTCCCATGGCACCCGCTGCTGCATAAGTCATCCAAATCCGCCATGCACACCGAGCAAATTTCCGTGCGCTACATCGCCGTACGCGAAGACGACGTCGAGGACTGGCAGGACCACATCTTAAATAAGCCTAGCTGGGCGAAGTAA
- a CDS encoding fumarylacetoacetate hydrolase family protein — protein sequence MYQHRDWNGALLDFPVNKVVCVGSNYADHIKEMGSQVAPEPVLFIKPETALCDIRQPIAIPQNLGSVHHEVELAVLIGTPLKQASEDRVANAIAGYGVALDLTLRDLQAGFKKAGQPWEKAKGFDGSCPISGFIPVSEFGDAQSADLQLIVNNEVRQSGNTQDMLTKILPLIAYMSRFFTLRAGDIILTGTPQGVGPMAGGDTIQVAVNGKSVTTRVI from the coding sequence ATGTATCAACACCGTGACTGGAATGGTGCATTACTTGATTTTCCGGTGAATAAAGTGGTGTGTGTTGGCAGTAACTACGCCGACCATATTAAAGAGATGGGCAGTCAGGTTGCGCCCGAGCCGGTGCTGTTTATCAAACCAGAAACCGCGCTCTGCGATATTCGCCAGCCGATTGCCATTCCGCAGAACTTAGGTTCGGTGCATCACGAAGTGGAATTGGCGGTGCTGATCGGCACGCCGCTCAAGCAAGCCAGCGAAGATCGCGTGGCGAACGCCATTGCCGGTTACGGCGTTGCGCTGGATTTAACCCTGCGTGACCTGCAAGCAGGCTTCAAGAAGGCAGGGCAGCCATGGGAAAAAGCCAAAGGCTTCGACGGCTCTTGCCCAATTAGCGGTTTTATTCCGGTCAGTGAGTTTGGGGACGCCCAGTCGGCTGATCTCCAGCTGATTGTGAATAATGAAGTGCGCCAGAGTGGCAACACGCAGGATATGTTGACTAAGATCCTGCCCCTGATTGCCTATATGAGTCGTTTCTTCACGCTGCGCGCGGGAGATATTATTCTCACCGGTACGCCACAGGGCGTCGGCCCGATGGCCGGCGGCGACACTATCCAAGTCGCGGTTAACGGCAAGTCGGTGACCACTCGCGTTATTTAG
- the minC gene encoding septum site-determining protein MinC produces MSQSPIELKGSSFTLSVVHLHSSQPEVIYQALQEKVEQAPAFLKNAPVVINVAALTGEANWKDIQQAVASAGFRVVGISGCKDERQKRAISRTGLPLLSEGRAQRVAAEPPAPVVPDNAPAKTRIISTPIRSGQQIYARNSDLIVTSSVSAGAELIADGNIHIYGMMRGRALAGAAGDANCQIFCTHLGAELVSIAGQYWLSDQIPSDYYGQAARLSLLDNVLTIQPLN; encoded by the coding sequence ATGTCACAATCGCCAATAGAACTAAAAGGCAGCAGTTTTACCTTATCGGTTGTTCATTTACATAGTTCACAACCTGAGGTTATTTATCAGGCGTTACAAGAAAAAGTGGAGCAAGCTCCTGCTTTTCTGAAAAATGCCCCTGTTGTTATCAACGTCGCTGCGCTGACTGGCGAAGCGAACTGGAAAGACATTCAACAGGCTGTCGCTTCTGCTGGTTTTCGCGTTGTGGGCATCAGTGGTTGTAAAGACGAGCGCCAAAAGCGCGCCATCTCTCGCACCGGCTTGCCGCTGCTGAGTGAAGGCCGTGCCCAACGCGTAGCCGCCGAGCCGCCTGCTCCTGTTGTACCAGACAATGCGCCAGCGAAAACTCGGATCATTAGTACCCCTATCCGGTCTGGCCAACAAATTTATGCCCGTAACAGCGATCTCATTGTGACCAGCAGTGTGAGCGCCGGTGCGGAACTTATTGCCGATGGTAACATCCACATATATGGCATGATGCGCGGCCGTGCGCTGGCCGGTGCCGCAGGTGATGCAAACTGTCAGATATTTTGCACGCACCTGGGGGCTGAGCTAGTCTCTATCGCAGGGCAGTACTGGTTGAGTGACCAAATCCCGTCCGACTATTATGGACAGGCAGCCCGCCTCAGCCTGTTAGATAACGTGTTAACCATACAACCTTTAAACTAA
- the fadR gene encoding fatty acid metabolism transcriptional regulator FadR — translation MVIKAQSPAGFAEEYIIESIWNSRFPPGSILPAERELSELIGVTRTTLREVLQRLARDGWLTIQHGKPTKVNNFWETSGLNILETLARLDHASVPQLIDNLLSVRTNIATIFIRRAMRKNPEETQQVLAKAHEVSDNAEAFMELDYGIFRGLAFASGNPIYGLIINGLRGLYTRVGRYYFSNSEARKLAIAFYQRLSRICEEKSYDQVVDCVREYGRQSGEIWHSMQSTMPGDLTDKKR, via the coding sequence ATGGTTATTAAGGCGCAGAGTCCTGCCGGTTTCGCCGAAGAGTACATTATAGAAAGTATCTGGAACAGCCGCTTCCCGCCGGGATCAATTCTTCCCGCCGAACGCGAACTTTCAGAGTTAATTGGCGTGACGCGCACCACATTGCGTGAGGTTTTACAACGGCTTGCGCGTGACGGCTGGCTGACCATTCAGCACGGCAAACCGACCAAAGTGAATAACTTCTGGGAAACGTCAGGGCTTAATATCCTAGAAACGCTAGCCCGTTTGGACCACGCCAGCGTCCCGCAGTTGATTGATAACCTGTTGTCGGTTCGCACCAACATTGCGACGATTTTTATCCGCCGCGCGATGCGCAAAAACCCGGAAGAGACTCAGCAAGTTCTGGCTAAGGCGCATGAAGTTTCTGACAATGCTGAAGCCTTTATGGAGCTGGATTACGGCATTTTCCGTGGTTTGGCTTTCGCTTCCGGCAATCCGATTTATGGTTTGATTATTAATGGTTTACGCGGTTTATACACCCGAGTTGGCCGTTATTACTTCTCCAACTCTGAAGCGCGTAAACTGGCGATTGCCTTTTATCAGCGCCTGTCGCGCATTTGCGAAGAGAAGAGCTACGATCAGGTGGTTGACTGCGTGCGCGAATATGGCCGCCAAAGTGGTGAAATCTGGCACAGCATGCAAAGCACCATGCCGGGCGATTTGACCGACAAGAAACGCTAA
- the rnd gene encoding ribonuclease D, whose amino-acid sequence MNYQLITTNDALAQVCLQAQAHSQIALDTEFVRTRTYYPQLGLIQLFDGETLTLIDPLPITAWQPFIDLLVNPNVVKFLHAGSEDLEVFLNAFGVLPVPLIDTQILAAFSGRPLSCGFARLVAETTGVELDKSESRTDWIARPLSEKQCVYAAADVWYLLPLAEQLMRETQEAGWMDAALDECLSLCRRRAEVLQPEQAYLDITNAFQLRPRQLACLQKLASWRLTQARQRDLAVNFVVREENLWQVARYQPTSLGELEALGLSGPEIRYHGRTLLALVAEANAMDEQELPAPLSSLIDQPGYRKVFKDIKALIQTVSEESGLSVELLASRRQINQLLNWHWQLKTKESEPEIISGWRGDLLKTRLLEILKDY is encoded by the coding sequence TTGAACTATCAGTTGATTACCACTAATGACGCGCTTGCGCAGGTTTGTTTGCAAGCTCAGGCTCATAGCCAGATTGCCCTTGATACCGAGTTCGTCAGAACCCGCACCTACTACCCGCAGTTAGGGCTGATCCAGCTGTTTGATGGTGAAACGCTGACCCTGATTGACCCACTGCCGATCACCGCGTGGCAGCCCTTTATTGACCTGCTGGTGAACCCAAACGTGGTGAAATTCCTCCATGCAGGCAGTGAAGATCTCGAAGTATTCCTCAACGCTTTTGGCGTGCTTCCCGTTCCGCTGATTGATACTCAGATCCTCGCGGCGTTCAGCGGTCGTCCGCTCTCTTGCGGCTTTGCACGTTTAGTGGCGGAAACCACGGGCGTTGAGCTGGATAAAAGCGAGTCGCGCACTGACTGGATTGCCCGCCCGCTGAGCGAAAAGCAGTGCGTATACGCGGCGGCCGACGTGTGGTATCTGCTACCACTGGCCGAGCAGTTGATGCGTGAAACGCAGGAAGCAGGTTGGATGGACGCCGCGCTGGACGAGTGCCTGTCGCTGTGTCGCCGCCGTGCTGAAGTGTTGCAGCCGGAGCAGGCTTATCTCGACATCACCAATGCTTTCCAGCTACGTCCGCGCCAACTGGCCTGTTTGCAGAAGCTGGCGTCATGGCGTTTAACACAGGCTCGCCAGCGCGACCTGGCGGTGAACTTCGTGGTGAGAGAAGAGAATCTGTGGCAGGTGGCGCGCTATCAGCCGACGTCACTAGGCGAGCTGGAAGCATTAGGCCTGAGCGGCCCGGAAATTCGCTACCACGGCCGTACGCTGTTGGCGCTGGTGGCCGAAGCCAATGCTATGGACGAGCAGGAGCTGCCTGCACCATTGTCGAGCCTGATTGACCAACCGGGCTACCGCAAGGTGTTCAAAGATATCAAAGCGCTTATTCAAACCGTGAGCGAAGAGAGTGGCCTGAGCGTCGAGCTATTAGCCTCAAGACGCCAAATTAACCAGTTATTAAATTGGCACTGGCAGTTAAAAACCAAAGAAAGCGAGCCGGAAATTATTAGCGGTTGGCGCGGTGATTTGTTAAAAACGCGCTTGCTGGAAATCCTCAAAGATTATTAA
- the minD gene encoding septum site-determining protein MinD produces the protein MARIIVVTSGKGGVGKTTSSAAIATGLAQKGKKTVVIDFDIGLRNLDLIMGCERRVVYDFVNVIQGDATLNQALIKDKRTDNLFILPASQTRDKDALTREGVEKILNDLNDMEFDFVVCDSPAGIETGALMALYFADEAVITTNPEVSSVRDSDRILGILSSKSRRAEKGLDPIKEHLLLTRYNPGRVSRGDMLSMEDVLEILRIPLVGVIPEDQSVLRASNQGEPVILDQESDAGKAYDDTVSRLLGEERAFRFIEEEKKSFLKRLFGG, from the coding sequence ATGGCACGCATTATAGTTGTTACATCGGGTAAAGGGGGCGTTGGCAAGACCACTTCAAGCGCAGCCATTGCTACCGGTCTAGCTCAAAAAGGTAAAAAAACCGTTGTTATCGACTTCGATATCGGTTTGCGTAACCTTGACCTGATCATGGGCTGTGAGCGCCGCGTTGTTTATGATTTTGTTAACGTGATCCAAGGTGATGCCACGTTGAATCAAGCGCTTATCAAAGATAAACGCACTGACAACCTGTTCATTCTTCCTGCTTCCCAAACCCGTGACAAAGACGCATTAACTCGTGAAGGCGTAGAGAAAATTCTTAACGACCTTAACGACATGGAATTCGATTTCGTGGTCTGTGATTCACCCGCTGGTATCGAAACCGGTGCTCTGATGGCACTGTATTTCGCTGACGAAGCTGTGATCACCACCAACCCAGAAGTCTCTTCTGTACGTGACTCCGATCGCATTTTAGGTATTTTGTCTTCAAAATCCCGCCGCGCTGAGAAAGGCTTAGATCCAATCAAAGAACACCTGCTTCTGACTCGCTACAACCCAGGCCGTGTAAGCCGTGGTGACATGCTGAGCATGGAGGATGTGCTTGAAATCCTTCGCATTCCGTTGGTCGGCGTTATTCCTGAAGATCAGTCTGTACTGCGCGCGTCTAACCAAGGCGAGCCGGTCATTTTGGATCAGGAATCTGACGCAGGTAAGGCGTACGACGACACCGTCAGCCGTTTGCTTGGTGAAGAACGTGCGTTCCGTTTTATTGAGGAAGAGAAGAAGAGTTTCCTGAAACGCCTTTTTGGGGGATAA
- the dsbB gene encoding disulfide bond formation protein DsbB, which produces MLQYLNRCSQGRGAWLLLALTALVLELVALYFQHVMLLQPCVMCIYERCALFGVLGAGIVGAIAPSTWLRYAGILIWIYSAYEGIRLSWEHTMIQLHPSPFATCDFAARFPSWLPLDKWLPSVFVATGDCAEKQWEFLTLGMPQWLVVVFSVFMVIALLVLIAQFVKPKRRDLFTR; this is translated from the coding sequence ATGTTGCAATATCTAAACCGCTGCTCCCAAGGGCGCGGTGCATGGCTGCTGTTAGCGTTAACTGCGCTGGTGTTAGAACTGGTTGCTCTTTATTTCCAACACGTCATGTTATTACAACCTTGCGTAATGTGTATTTATGAGCGTTGCGCACTGTTTGGCGTATTGGGTGCCGGAATTGTTGGTGCTATCGCACCTTCGACCTGGTTGCGCTATGCCGGTATTTTGATTTGGATTTACAGCGCCTACGAAGGGATCCGCCTGTCATGGGAACACACCATGATTCAGCTTCATCCTTCTCCGTTCGCCACCTGTGACTTCGCCGCCCGCTTCCCAAGCTGGTTGCCTCTCGACAAATGGTTGCCGTCCGTGTTCGTTGCTACCGGTGACTGTGCAGAGAAACAGTGGGAATTCCTGACTTTGGGTATGCCACAGTGGTTAGTGGTGGTGTTCAGCGTGTTTATGGTTATCGCTCTGCTGGTATTAATCGCGCAGTTCGTTAAACCAAAACGCCGTGACCTGTTCACTCGCTAA
- the minE gene encoding cell division topological specificity factor MinE, whose product MALLDFFLSRKKPTANIAKERLQIIVAERRRGDSEPAYLPDLKRDILAVICKYIQIDPEMLNVQFEQKGDDISVLELNVTLPDSEEAPK is encoded by the coding sequence ATGGCCTTGTTAGATTTCTTTCTGTCCCGTAAAAAGCCGACAGCCAATATAGCCAAGGAACGGCTACAGATCATCGTAGCAGAGCGACGCCGCGGGGACAGTGAACCCGCCTATCTGCCAGATCTGAAGCGTGATATTTTAGCGGTCATCTGTAAGTACATTCAGATTGACCCTGAAATGCTCAACGTGCAGTTTGAACAGAAAGGTGACGATATCTCGGTACTTGAGCTTAACGTGACGCTGCCGGACTCGGAAGAAGCGCCTAAATGA